The proteins below come from a single Cylindrospermopsis raciborskii Cr2010 genomic window:
- a CDS encoding type II secretion system F family protein, producing MDIYIAVVQNSQGKTKTQKLMANSLTEAQNKLRCQGLMVKALNKYSKSSIKKSPRLNSHLYWQKFQDYFSHYLVRVTVQDKAIFSRQFATLVNSGVTIIKSLDIISLQCPNPKLKKALNQISTDIKTGINLSDSMKKHPDCFDALYISMVQAGEAGGVLDDVLHRLAKLLEDLAKLQNQIKSALSYPIFVGCFAIAIALAMTIFIIPIFANVFKNMGVELPIITKILISFSQTLNSWGFLVIITLIIMGLLAIQQYYKTNGGKLKIDWLFLKIPLLGKLMQKSFVAKFSRTFASLIRSGVPMITSLAIVKNTSGNQVIANAIDYARKDLEKGGMLSQSLNKSGVFPQMAIQMMIIGEETGELDEMLMKIADFYEHEVEQTIKSILSILEPIMIVLLGGMVATILLAMYLPMFRMFENIG from the coding sequence ATGGATATTTACATTGCTGTTGTTCAAAACTCTCAAGGTAAAACCAAAACCCAGAAATTAATGGCTAATTCCCTAACTGAAGCACAAAATAAACTCCGCTGTCAGGGACTAATGGTGAAAGCTCTCAATAAATACTCAAAATCATCCATCAAAAAATCTCCTAGATTAAACTCACATTTATATTGGCAAAAGTTCCAGGACTATTTTTCCCATTACTTAGTGAGGGTAACAGTCCAAGATAAGGCGATTTTTTCCCGGCAATTTGCCACCTTAGTTAATTCAGGGGTGACAATCATAAAATCTTTGGATATTATTTCTCTACAGTGTCCTAACCCCAAATTGAAAAAAGCCCTAAATCAAATATCTACGGATATTAAAACAGGAATAAATCTTTCCGATTCCATGAAAAAGCACCCCGATTGTTTCGATGCTTTATATATTAGTATGGTGCAAGCTGGAGAAGCAGGAGGAGTGCTTGATGATGTTTTACATCGATTGGCTAAATTATTAGAAGACCTGGCTAAACTACAAAATCAAATTAAATCTGCTCTCTCCTATCCTATATTTGTAGGTTGTTTCGCCATAGCTATTGCTTTGGCAATGACAATTTTTATCATCCCCATTTTCGCCAATGTTTTTAAAAACATGGGAGTAGAATTACCAATAATCACAAAAATTTTAATCAGTTTTAGTCAAACTTTAAATAGCTGGGGTTTTCTGGTAATAATTACACTAATAATTATGGGATTACTTGCTATTCAACAATATTATAAAACCAATGGGGGCAAACTAAAGATTGATTGGCTATTTTTAAAAATTCCCCTACTGGGAAAATTAATGCAAAAGTCTTTTGTGGCTAAATTCAGCAGAACCTTTGCCTCCTTGATTCGTTCTGGAGTACCCATGATCACTAGTTTAGCAATAGTCAAAAACACATCGGGAAATCAGGTCATTGCTAATGCTATTGATTATGCTAGGAAAGACCTAGAAAAAGGGGGTATGCTCAGTCAATCTCTGAATAAAAGCGGGGTGTTTCCACAAATGGCAATTCAAATGATGATAATTGGGGAAGAAACCGGGGAACTAGATGAAATGCTAATGAAAATTGCGGATTTTTATGAACATGAAGTGGAGCAAACTATCAAATCAATTCTCAGTATATTGGAACCAATCATGATTGTACTCTTGGGAGGGATGGTAGCGACAATTTTGCTGGCTATGTACTTGCCAATGTTTAGAATGTTTGAAAACATAGGATAG
- a CDS encoding type IV pilus twitching motility protein PilT, with the protein MEYTIQELLQNLVDMGGSDLHLSASLRPYFRIGGKLTPIGNEILTPNECERLIFSMLNNDQRHRLEKTWELDCSYEIKALARFRVNVYKERGNYAACLRVLSYKIPNFQELGLPNIVREIAEKPRGLVLVTGPTGSGKTTTLAAMIDLINQNRAEHILTIEDPIEFVHEPIKSLIHQRQLGEDTRSFANALKAALREDPDIILVGEMRDLETISLAISAAETGHLVLATLHTNSAAQTIDRIIDVFPAERQMQIRVQLSNSLLAVFSQILVPRKTVRPGGSSRVMAQEIMIVTPAIANLIREGKIAQIYSFIQTGSKLGMQTLEKALYELFKAGLISQELALSKTSRPDEVQRLIGIL; encoded by the coding sequence ATGGAATACACAATTCAAGAACTGCTGCAAAATTTAGTAGATATGGGTGGTTCAGACCTGCATCTATCTGCAAGTTTAAGACCCTATTTTCGCATTGGTGGAAAACTGACTCCTATAGGTAATGAGATATTAACACCAAATGAATGTGAAAGACTGATTTTTAGTATGTTGAATAATGACCAGCGTCACAGGTTAGAAAAAACCTGGGAGTTAGATTGTTCTTATGAAATAAAAGCTCTAGCACGTTTTCGAGTTAACGTCTATAAAGAAAGGGGCAATTATGCAGCTTGTTTACGAGTTTTAAGTTATAAAATTCCCAATTTTCAAGAGTTAGGTTTGCCCAATATTGTTCGAGAAATAGCAGAAAAACCCAGAGGACTAGTTCTTGTTACAGGTCCCACCGGTTCTGGTAAAACCACTACCCTAGCTGCAATGATTGATTTAATCAACCAAAATCGAGCTGAACATATTCTAACCATAGAAGACCCAATAGAATTTGTGCATGAGCCAATTAAAAGTTTAATCCACCAACGGCAATTAGGTGAAGATACACGGAGTTTTGCCAATGCTTTAAAAGCAGCTTTACGAGAAGATCCAGATATTATTCTCGTGGGTGAAATGCGGGACCTAGAAACGATTTCTTTAGCTATTTCCGCTGCGGAAACAGGTCATTTGGTCTTAGCCACATTACATACTAATTCAGCAGCACAGACGATTGATAGAATCATTGATGTTTTTCCTGCAGAACGACAAATGCAAATTAGAGTACAATTATCTAACTCCCTATTGGCAGTTTTCAGTCAAATCCTAGTCCCTAGAAAAACCGTTAGACCAGGTGGATCTAGTCGGGTGATGGCACAGGAAATTATGATAGTTACTCCAGCAATTGCTAACTTAATAAGGGAAGGAAAAATAGCCCAGATATATTCCTTTATTCAAACAGGAAGTAAATTGGGAATGCAAACCTTAGAAAAAGCCCTATATGAGCTATTTAAAGCTGGTCTTATTTCTCAAGAACTAGCACTTTCTAAGACATCTAGACCGGATGAAGTGCAACGGTTAATTGGTATTTTGTAA
- a CDS encoding DNA polymerase III subunit alpha encodes MSFVPLHLHSDYSLLDGASQIPELVEQAIALGMNSLALTDHGVMYGAIELIKICRSKPGFKPIIGNEMYIINGDIEKQERRARYHQVVLAKNTKGYKNLVKLTTISHLKGTQGKGIFSRPCINKDLLKEHKEGLIVTSACLAGEIPQAVLGGKLEKARKVATWYKEVFGEDFYLEIQDHGSQEDRIVNVELVKIARELDIKFIATNDSHYISCFDVEAHDALLCIQTGKLIADDKRMRYSGTEYLKSTQEMQLLFRDHLTDDVIAEAIATTTEVAEKVEVYNIMDEPKIPAPPIPTGHTPDTYTEEVAWQGLLKRLNRKSRNEVDTVYKERLEYELKMIEQMGFSSYFLVVWDYIKFARDHNIPVGPGRGSAAGSLVAYAMGITNIDPVHHGLLFERFLNPERKSMPDIDTDFCIEKRDQVISYVTEKYGVDKVAQIITFNRLTSKAVLKDVARVLDIPYGEADKMAKMIPVVRGKPTKLKVMISDETPEPEFKAKYDKEQHVRRWIDMAMRIEGTNKTFGVHAAGVVISSEPLDEIVPLQKNNDGSVITQYFMEDLESLGLLKMDFLGLRNLTLIQKTIDLIEQNRGYTIDPDDITRQERKAQKILAKGEYSTLPKDVAQAYSLLESGDLEGVFQLESSGMKQIVRDLKPSNIEDISSILALYRPGPLDAGLIPKFINRKHGRESIDYESQILQPILNETYGIMVYQEQIMKIAQDMAGYSLGQADLLRRAMGKKKVAEMQKQQEKFIDGATKNGVKKQVAEQLFADMLKFAEYCLSYETEVLTLEYGFVPIGEIVDKQMVCTVFSLNESGNVYTQPIGQWHDRGVQDLYEYCLDDGSTIRATKDHKFMTTQGEMVPIDEIFHQGWELVQVSGISKLVQQRTLPFIIVDRKL; translated from the coding sequence ATGTCCTTTGTACCTTTACACCTTCATAGTGACTACAGTTTACTAGACGGCGCTAGTCAAATACCAGAGTTAGTAGAGCAAGCGATCGCCCTAGGGATGAACAGTTTAGCATTGACAGACCATGGCGTAATGTATGGAGCGATAGAGCTAATTAAAATCTGTCGTAGCAAACCAGGATTCAAGCCAATAATAGGTAACGAGATGTATATCATCAACGGAGACATTGAAAAACAAGAACGTCGTGCGAGATACCATCAAGTTGTGTTGGCAAAAAACACCAAAGGTTATAAAAACCTAGTCAAACTAACCACCATTTCTCATCTAAAAGGAACCCAGGGAAAAGGAATTTTTTCTCGTCCTTGTATTAATAAAGACTTGCTCAAAGAACATAAAGAAGGTCTAATAGTAACGAGCGCTTGTTTAGCAGGAGAAATTCCCCAAGCAGTACTGGGAGGGAAATTAGAGAAAGCAAGAAAAGTTGCCACCTGGTATAAAGAAGTATTTGGAGAAGACTTTTATTTAGAAATTCAAGATCATGGCTCTCAGGAAGATAGAATTGTCAATGTAGAACTTGTAAAAATTGCCCGAGAACTAGACATTAAATTTATTGCCACCAATGATTCCCATTACATATCCTGTTTTGACGTAGAAGCCCATGATGCCCTACTTTGTATTCAAACTGGTAAACTAATTGCAGATGATAAGCGAATGCGGTATAGCGGTACTGAGTACCTAAAATCCACTCAAGAAATGCAGTTACTATTTCGAGATCACCTGACAGATGATGTAATTGCTGAAGCCATTGCTACCACAACAGAAGTAGCAGAGAAAGTGGAAGTCTATAATATTATGGACGAACCCAAAATTCCTGCACCACCCATTCCCACAGGACACACACCGGATACTTATACAGAAGAAGTAGCTTGGCAAGGACTATTAAAAAGATTAAATCGTAAATCTCGTAATGAGGTGGATACTGTATACAAAGAAAGACTAGAATATGAACTAAAAATGATTGAGCAAATGGGTTTTTCCAGCTACTTTTTAGTGGTTTGGGACTACATTAAATTTGCCCGAGATCATAACATTCCTGTAGGTCCAGGTCGAGGGTCAGCAGCTGGTTCATTGGTGGCTTATGCTATGGGAATTACCAATATTGATCCCGTACATCACGGACTACTATTTGAGCGGTTTTTGAACCCAGAGCGCAAATCTATGCCTGATATTGATACAGACTTTTGTATTGAAAAACGGGATCAAGTCATTAGTTATGTAACAGAAAAATATGGTGTGGATAAGGTTGCCCAAATCATTACTTTTAACCGCTTAACATCAAAAGCAGTCCTGAAAGATGTAGCCAGGGTATTAGATATCCCCTATGGTGAAGCAGACAAAATGGCCAAGATGATTCCTGTAGTCAGGGGAAAACCCACAAAACTTAAGGTAATGATTTCCGATGAAACTCCAGAACCAGAATTCAAGGCCAAATATGATAAGGAACAGCATGTTCGTCGTTGGATAGATATGGCTATGCGCATTGAGGGAACTAACAAAACCTTCGGTGTTCATGCAGCAGGAGTGGTAATTTCCTCCGAGCCATTAGATGAAATTGTGCCATTGCAGAAGAACAATGATGGTTCGGTTATTACTCAATATTTTATGGAGGATTTGGAGTCTCTGGGCTTGTTGAAAATGGACTTTTTGGGTCTGAGAAATCTGACCCTAATTCAAAAAACTATAGATTTAATTGAACAAAACCGAGGTTATACAATAGATCCAGATGATATTACCCGTCAAGAAAGAAAAGCTCAAAAGATCCTAGCTAAAGGTGAATATAGCACCTTACCTAAAGATGTAGCTCAAGCCTATTCTCTGCTGGAATCAGGAGATTTAGAGGGTGTATTTCAATTAGAATCTTCGGGAATGAAACAAATTGTTAGAGATCTAAAACCCTCCAATATTGAAGATATCTCTTCAATTTTAGCTCTATATAGACCCGGTCCCCTAGATGCTGGGTTGATTCCTAAGTTTATTAATCGTAAACATGGTCGGGAATCTATTGATTACGAATCCCAGATTTTACAGCCCATACTAAATGAAACCTACGGAATTATGGTCTATCAAGAGCAGATTATGAAAATTGCTCAAGATATGGCTGGTTACTCTCTCGGACAAGCGGATCTGCTACGTCGGGCCATGGGGAAAAAGAAGGTAGCAGAAATGCAAAAACAGCAGGAAAAATTTATTGATGGAGCAACAAAAAACGGGGTCAAAAAACAAGTTGCTGAACAATTATTTGCGGATATGTTAAAATTCGCTGAGTATTGTTTAAGTTATGAAACGGAAGTTTTAACCCTGGAGTATGGATTTGTGCCCATTGGAGAAATTGTGGATAAGCAAATGGTCTGTACAGTATTTAGTCTGAACGAGAGTGGTAACGTCTACACCCAACCTATCGGTCAATGGCATGATAGAGGGGTGCAGGATTTATACGAATACTGTTTAGACGACGGTTCAACAATCAGAGCAACTAAGGATCACAAATTTATGACCACCCAAGGAGAAATGGTACCGATTGACGAAATATTTCATCAAGGTTGGGAGCTAGTTCAGGTTTCTGGAATAAGTAAGTTGGTGCAGCAAAGAACGCTACCTTTCATCATTGTGGACCGCAAATTATAA
- the bioU gene encoding (S)-8-amino-7-oxononanoate synthase BioU, which translates to MNTGITSQPLRIGVLGFGGLGQAAAKVLSGKREMLLVAVADQKGYAYSTVGLNTNFAITTYQQQGSVGYLQSHGNLSNHSIKDLIANAPGVDAYFLALPNLPNDFIPKVTQQFITAGWQGVLVDAIKRTSAVEQLLAMKKELEMAQITYMTGCGATPGLLTAAAALAAQSYAEIHKVEITFGVGIANWEAYRATIREDIAHIPGYNVEIARGMTDEEVEALLDKTNGVLTLENMEHADDVMLEIAGICPRDRVTVGGVVDTRNPKKPLSTNVKITGRTFEGRISTHTFTLGDETSMAANVCGPAFGYLKAGYQFHKKGIYGLFTAAEVMPQFVR; encoded by the coding sequence ATGAATACAGGAATTACTAGTCAACCTCTTCGCATTGGAGTATTGGGCTTTGGCGGACTTGGACAAGCAGCAGCTAAAGTTCTGTCTGGGAAACGGGAAATGCTTCTAGTAGCAGTTGCAGATCAAAAAGGCTACGCCTACTCAACAGTTGGTTTAAACACAAACTTCGCCATTACCACTTATCAACAACAGGGATCCGTTGGTTACTTGCAGTCCCATGGTAATTTAAGTAATCACAGCATTAAGGATTTAATTGCTAATGCTCCAGGGGTGGATGCCTATTTTCTGGCTTTACCTAACCTTCCTAATGATTTTATCCCCAAAGTGACCCAACAATTTATCACTGCTGGTTGGCAAGGTGTGTTGGTGGATGCTATTAAACGCACCAGTGCAGTAGAGCAGCTTCTTGCCATGAAAAAAGAACTGGAGATGGCGCAAATTACCTATATGACCGGTTGTGGAGCAACTCCTGGACTTTTAACTGCTGCTGCTGCTTTAGCAGCTCAAAGCTATGCTGAAATTCATAAGGTAGAAATTACTTTTGGTGTAGGTATTGCTAATTGGGAAGCTTACCGCGCTACTATTAGGGAAGATATCGCGCACATACCTGGTTATAACGTAGAAATTGCCAGAGGAATGACCGACGAGGAAGTAGAAGCACTACTAGACAAAACTAATGGAGTGCTAACCCTAGAAAATATGGAACATGCTGATGATGTAATGCTAGAAATTGCTGGTATATGTCCACGGGATAGGGTGACAGTGGGTGGTGTGGTTGATACTCGTAACCCGAAAAAGCCCCTTAGTACTAATGTCAAAATTACTGGACGCACTTTTGAGGGCAGAATTTCTACTCATACCTTTACATTAGGGGATGAGACTAGTATGGCGGCTAATGTATGTGGACCTGCTTTTGGTTACTTGAAAGCAGGGTATCAATTCCACAAAAAAGGTATTTACGGTTTGTTTACCGCAGCAGAAGTTATGCCTCAGTTTGTTCGCTAG
- a CDS encoding ABC transporter ATP-binding protein has translation MAKVVLDDVKRKFDKVTAIENISFEVPDGEFWVLVGPSGCGKSTILRTIAGLETITSGSLYIGDRLVNNIPARSRDVAMVFQNYALYPHKTVAENIAFGLEMRQVDRKTIQSRIMSVAKALSLEHLLDRKPKQLSGGQQQRVALGRAIARQPQVFLLDEPLSNLDTQLRDDTRTELKQLHQKLKITTIYVTHDQVEAMTLADKIVVLNRGKIQQIGDPQSIYGLPANQMVATFLGNPPMNIIPATVKEDMFDVGGQLLAIPNQIAVVSAVYPGQNYHLGIRPEHIRIICQETDSQNILKEPGELWVEVKVVEPLGKEILIRVELPSCPGLINMQVERDRHLHPGEKLKICLDLNNLFVFETSDGVRIFPL, from the coding sequence ATGGCTAAAGTTGTTTTGGATGATGTCAAACGGAAATTTGACAAAGTTACAGCAATTGAGAATATTTCCTTTGAAGTTCCAGATGGTGAGTTCTGGGTGTTGGTTGGTCCTTCAGGATGTGGCAAATCCACCATTCTGAGAACTATTGCAGGCCTAGAAACCATAACTTCAGGTAGTTTATATATAGGCGATCGCCTGGTTAATAATATACCAGCTAGATCCCGGGATGTGGCGATGGTGTTTCAAAATTACGCCCTTTATCCTCATAAAACCGTTGCTGAGAATATAGCTTTCGGTCTGGAAATGCGCCAGGTTGACCGCAAAACTATTCAATCTAGGATCATGTCCGTTGCTAAGGCCCTCTCCTTAGAACATCTTCTAGACAGAAAACCAAAGCAATTATCCGGGGGTCAACAACAAAGAGTAGCATTAGGCAGGGCGATCGCCCGTCAACCTCAAGTATTTTTACTGGATGAACCCTTGTCTAATCTGGATACGCAGTTACGGGATGATACGAGAACCGAGTTAAAACAATTACATCAAAAATTGAAGATTACCACCATTTATGTTACCCATGACCAGGTGGAAGCAATGACCTTAGCGGACAAAATTGTAGTCTTAAATCGGGGCAAAATTCAACAAATTGGGGATCCTCAGAGCATATATGGCCTACCCGCAAATCAGATGGTAGCGACTTTTTTGGGTAATCCACCCATGAACATTATACCTGCTACAGTGAAAGAGGATATGTTTGATGTGGGTGGACAGTTATTAGCTATTCCCAATCAGATTGCAGTTGTTAGCGCAGTTTATCCTGGACAAAATTATCACTTAGGTATTCGTCCAGAGCATATTCGTATAATTTGTCAAGAAACTGATTCCCAGAATATACTGAAAGAACCAGGAGAACTATGGGTAGAAGTGAAGGTTGTAGAACCTTTAGGAAAGGAAATATTGATTCGTGTGGAGTTACCTAGTTGTCCCGGGTTGATTAACATGCAGGTAGAGAGAGATAGACATTTACACCCCGGAGAAAAATTAAAAATATGTTTGGATTTAAACAATCTGTTTGTCTTTGAAACTAGTGATGGCGTGCGCATCTTCCCCCTATAG
- a CDS encoding helix-turn-helix domain-containing protein, whose product MNMEGLFQRTGVMRQHLLNLYQTTIALPWIPSDLLPQVFKELHTTLKMLLGAIDELHQQNEEFVQTRNLVEIERQHYQELFEYLPVGYLHTNLQGIIEDANQEAGRLLNISQKFLVGKPLISFIVQECQQYFCRELIELSKSDQVRQLFLVLKPRYVSSFDACLIVRSCFNLHSNQRNLYWLIQKSSTSRTVEMTAIDMHQEILQDRQVHKYSKRDNIPLSNTYFGYVLQGLVKLSTLSQTGTEILIGLATSGMVFGSTMTNLPLYEATAISDVELVLIYVSEMRAIPNLNQMLSPKIKQRLQQTESFLFIISHYNVEDRLSSLLEMLKLELGEPVVEGTRLLFRLTHEDIATACNSTRVTITRLLNKLQKQGKIKYDANNHIIICGPQ is encoded by the coding sequence GTGAATATGGAAGGATTATTTCAGCGAACGGGAGTTATGCGGCAACATTTATTAAATTTATATCAAACTACTATAGCCTTGCCATGGATCCCTTCTGATTTATTACCACAAGTCTTTAAAGAGCTGCATACCACATTGAAAATGTTGCTTGGAGCTATAGATGAACTTCATCAACAAAATGAAGAATTTGTACAAACTCGTAATTTAGTAGAAATAGAACGTCAACACTATCAGGAATTATTTGAGTATTTACCAGTAGGTTATTTACACACTAACCTCCAGGGAATAATTGAAGATGCTAACCAAGAAGCAGGAAGATTATTGAATATTAGTCAAAAATTTCTAGTTGGTAAACCCCTAATTAGTTTTATTGTTCAGGAATGCCAACAGTATTTTTGTCGTGAACTTATTGAATTATCTAAATCCGATCAAGTTAGACAATTGTTTTTAGTTTTGAAACCGCGTTATGTTAGTTCTTTTGATGCCTGTTTAATAGTTAGATCTTGCTTCAATTTACATAGCAATCAAAGGAATTTATACTGGCTAATTCAAAAATCATCTACATCAAGAACTGTGGAAATGACAGCAATTGATATGCACCAAGAAATATTACAAGATCGCCAAGTGCATAAATATTCTAAAAGGGATAATATTCCCTTAAGTAATACATACTTTGGATACGTCCTACAGGGTTTGGTGAAACTGAGTACATTAAGTCAAACAGGTACAGAAATTCTCATAGGTTTGGCAACCTCAGGAATGGTTTTTGGTTCCACTATGACCAATCTACCACTTTACGAAGCTACAGCTATTTCTGATGTTGAGCTAGTCCTAATTTATGTATCGGAAATGCGAGCTATTCCTAATTTGAATCAAATGCTGTCACCAAAAATTAAACAGCGATTACAACAAACAGAGTCTTTTTTATTTATCATTAGTCATTATAATGTGGAGGATAGATTAAGCAGTTTATTAGAAATGTTAAAACTAGAACTTGGCGAACCAGTAGTAGAAGGAACAAGGTTACTTTTTCGCCTAACTCACGAGGATATTGCCACTGCTTGTAATTCCACAAGAGTAACCATTACTCGCTTACTCAACAAACTACAGAAACAGGGTAAAATAAAATACGATGCTAATAATCATATTATAATTTGCGGTCCACAATGA